One Brassica oleracea var. oleracea cultivar TO1000 chromosome C7, BOL, whole genome shotgun sequence genomic window carries:
- the LOC106306638 gene encoding pentatricopeptide repeat-containing protein At4g39530: MRSHGCCWRKVQQSLRFYSSSSSASRLLEFVDIDFPSTLRIRGRREFSRLLQLNASDDPLLHHNAVHGQIIVSGFDLDTYLNNILMKSYSKGGDVVYARKVFDKMPERNLVTWSTMVSACNHHGLYEESLEVFLEFWRTRKNSPNEYILSSFIQACLHVSSSGRSMVFQLQSFIFKSGFDRDVYVGTLLIGFYLKEGDIDYARLVFDALSEKSTVTWTTMIKGYAKMGRSYVSLQLFYQLMESNVVPDGYILSTVLSACTILSFVEGGKQIHAHILRHGHEMDASLMNVLMDSYVKSGRVTCARKLFDGMWNADITSWTTILSGYKQNSLHKEAMELFSGISKFGLKPDVYACSSILTSCASLHALEYGRHVHAYTIKANLGNDSYVTNSLIDMYAKCDCLNDARKVFDLFGGDDVVLYNAMIEGYSRLGTQGELHDAFNIFGDMRSRLIRPSLLTFVSLLRASASLSGLELSRQIHGLMFKYSVNLDIFAASALIDGYSNCYSIEDSRLVFDEMEEKDLVVWNSMFSGYVQHSENEEALHLFSELQLSRERPDEFTFADMVTAAGNLASLQLGQEFHCQIMKRGLERNSYITNALLDMYSKCGSPEDAYKAFSSASSRDVVCWNSVISSYANHGEGRKALQMLERMMNEGIEPNYITFVGVLSACSHGGLVEDGLEQFEVMLRLGIEPETEHYVCMISLLSRAGRLEEARQLIEKMPEKPPAIVWRSLLSGCAKTGNIKLAEHAAEMAIASDPTDSGSFTLLSNIYASKGMWADAKKVRERMKFDGVVKEPGRSWIQIDNEVHIFLSKDKSHRKANQIYEVLDDLLLQIKWFS; the protein is encoded by the coding sequence ATGAGAAGCCATGGCTGCTGCTGGCGTAAAGTGCAACAATCGTTGCGTTTCTACTCCTCTTCCTCTTCTGCTTCACGTCTCCTGGAGTTCGTAGACATTGATTTTCCTTCTACATTACGAATCCGCGGAAGGCGCGAGTTTTCTCGTCTCTTGCAGCTTAATGCGTCAGATGATCCATTGCTCCATCACAATGCAGTTCATGGCCAGATCATTGTCTCGGGATTTGATTTAGACACGTATCTAAACAACATTCTGATGAAATCGTATTCCAAAGGTGGTGATGTAGTTTATGCACGTAAGGTGTTCGACAAAATGCCAGAGAGAAACTTAGTTACTTGGTCTACCATGGTTTCAGCTTGTAACCATCACGGGCTTTACGAAGAGTCTTTGGAGGTTTTCTTAGAGTTCTGGAGAACCAGGAAAAATAGCCCCAACGAGTATATCTTGTCGAGTTTCATCCAAGCTTGCTTACATGTTAGTAGTAGTGGACGTTCGATGGTGTTTCAGCTGCAAAGTTTTATCTTTAAGAGTGGGTTTGATCGGGATGTTTACGTTGGCACCTTGTTGATTGGTTTTTATCTCAAGGAAGGTGATATCGATTATGCAAGGCTTGTTTTTGATGCTTTATCAGAGAAATCTACAGTGACTTGGACGACTATGATCAAAGGGTATGCGAAAATGGGAAGAAGCTACGTGTCGTTGCAGCTCTTTTATCAACTAATGGAGAGTAACGTTGTTCCTGATGGTTACATCCTTTCGACGGTTCTAAGCGCGTGTACAATACTTTCTTTTGTGGAAGGTGGGAAGCAGATTCATGCTCACATCTTGAGACATGGACATGAGATGGACGCCTCACTGATGAATGTGCTTATGGATTCTTATGTGAAGTCTGGCAGAGTTACATGTGCTCGTAAGTTATTCGATGGGATGTGGAATGCAGACATCACATCGTGGACCACGATACTGTCTGGTTATAAGCAGAACTCTCTTCATAAGGAAGCAATGGAATTGTTTTCTGGAATTTCGAAGTTTGGTTTGAAGCCAGATGTCTATGCTTGCTCTAGCATACTCACATCTTGTGCCTCACTTCATGCTCTGGAGTATGGAAGACATGTTCATGCATACACTATCAAAGCTAACCTTGGCAATGATAGCTATGTGACCAACAGCTTGATCGACATGTACGCGAAATGCGATTGTTTGAACGATGCCAGAAAAGTTTTTGATCTTTTCGGCGGTGATGATGTGGTTTTATATAATGCAATGATTGAAGGTTACTCGAGACTTGGGACGCAAGGTGAGCTACATGATGCATTCAACATCTTTGGTGATATGAGGTCACGACTGATTCGACCTAGCCTATTGACTTTTGTTAGCCTTCTACGTGCATCTGCTTCTTTATCAGGCTTGGAACTTAGCAGACAAATCCATGGACTCATGTTCAAATATAGTGTAAACTTAGATATATTCGCTGCAAGTGCTTTGATTGATGGTTACTCAAATTGCTACTCCATCGAGGATTCTAGGCTTGTGTTTGATGAGATGGAAGAGAAAGATCTTGTTGTCTGGAACTCAATGTTTTCAGGTTATGTTCAACACTCAGAGAATGAAGAAGCTCTCCATCTGTTTTCGGAACTACAGTTATCAAGGGAAAGACCTGACGAGTTTACTTTCGCCGACATGGTTACAGCAGCTGGTAACCTGGCTAGTCTTCAATTAGGTCAAGAGTTCCACTGCCAGATTATGAAAAGAGGCTTGGAACGTAACTCGTATATTACAAATGCTCTACTAGATATGTATTCCAAATGTGGAAGTCCGGAGGATGCTTATAAGGCTTTTAGTTCAGCATCTTCGAGAGATGTGGTTTGTTGGAACTCTGTTATCTCATCTTATGCGAATCACGGAGAAGGCAGAAAAGCTCTTCAGATGCTGGAGAGAATGATGAATGAAGGAATAGAGCCTAACTACATCACCTTCGTGGGAGTTTTATCAGCGTGCAGCCATGGTGGTCTCGTGGAAGATGGGCTTGAGCAGTTTGAGGTTATGCTCCGACTTGGGATTGAACCAGAAACAGAACACTATGTTTGTATGATATCTCTATTAAGCCGTGCTGGTAGGTTAGAAGAAGCAAGGCAGTTAATTGAGAAAATGCCAGAAAAACCACCAGCTATAGTATGGAGGAGCTTGCTGAGTGGATGCGCAAAGACTGGTAACATCAAGTTAGCCGAGCATGCTGCTGAAATGGCTATTGCGTCTGATCCAACGGACAGTGGATCTTTTACTTTGCTTTCTAATATCTACGCGTCAAAGGGTATGTGGGCTGACGCAAAGAAGGTAAGAGAAAGAATGAAGTTTGATGGTGTGGTGAAAGAACCGGGACGTAGTTGGATTCAGATTGATAACGAGGTTCATATCTTTTTGTCCAAGGATAAATCTCACCGCAAGGCGAATCAGATTTATGAAGTGTTAGACGATTTGCTCCTGCAGATAAAATGGTTTAGTTAA
- the LOC106306640 gene encoding developmentally-regulated G-protein 3-like, translating to MSTIMQKIKEIEDEMGRTQKNKATAHHLGLLKAKLAKLRRDLLAPPTKGGGAAAGEGFDVTKSGDSRVGLVGFPSVGKSTLLNKLTGTFSEVASYEFTTLTCIPGVITYRGAKIQLLDLPGIIEGAKDGKGRGRQVISTARTCNCILIVLDAIKPITHKRLIEKELEGFGIRLNKEPPNLTFRKKDKGGINLTSTVTATHLDLDTVKAICSEYRMHNADITLRYDATADDLIDVIEGSRIYMPCIYTINKIDQITLEELEILDKLPHYCPISAHLEWNLDGLLDKIWEYLNLTRIYTKPKAMNPDYDDPVILSSKKRTVEDFCIRIHKDMLKQFKYALVWGSSAKHKPQRVGREHELEDEDVVQIVKKI from the exons ATGTCGACTATTATGCAGAAGATCAAAGAAATCGAAGATGAG ATGGGGAGGACACAGAAGAATAAAGCCACCGCTCATCATCTCGGTTTGTTAAAG GCCAAACTTGCTAAGCTACGAAGGGACCTACTTGCACCACCTACCAAAGGTGGTGGCGCTGCTGCTGGCGAAGGTTTTGATGTCACTAAAAGCGGAGATTCTAGAGTTGGACTTGTTGGTTTTCCTTCCGTTGGCAAATCTACCCTCTTGAACAAGCTCACCGGAACTTTTTCCGAG GTTGCTTCTTATGAGTTCACAACATTAACATGCATTCCCGGTGTTATTACATACCGTGGAGCTAAAATTCAG TTATTAGATCTTCCTGGTATTATCGAGGGTGCCAAGGACGGAAAAGGTAGAGGACGACAG GTTATAAGTACTGCTAGGACTTGCAACTGCATCTTAATAGTTCTTGATGCCATAAAGCCAATTACTCACAAGCGTCTCATTGAAAAAGAGCTCGAAGGTTTCGGAATAAG GTTGAACAAGGAGCCACCTAACCTTACATTCAGGAAAAAAGACAAAGGTGGTATCAATCTAACGTCTACAGTCACTGCCACCCACCTTGACCTCGACACTGTAAAGGCGATCTGCAGTGAGTACAGGATGCACAACGCTGACATCACTCTCCGCTACGATGCTACCGCTGATGACCTCATCGATGTCATCGAGGGCAGTCGGATCTATATGCCCTGTATCTATACTATCAACAAGATCGATCAAATCACCCTCGAGGAACTTGAAATTTTGGACAAACTTCCTCATTACTGTCCTATCAG TGCGCATCTGGAGTGGAATCTTGATGGTCTTCTCGATAAGATATGGGAATACTTGAATCTAACCCGAATCTACACCAAACCAAAGGCAATGAATCCGGATTATGATGACCCTGTTATCTTGTCTTCCAAGAAGAGGACTGTTGAGGACTTCTGCATCCGGATTCACAAAGACATGCTTAAACAATTCAAGTA CGCTTTGGTATGGGGTTCGAGTGCCAAACACAAGCCACAGAGAGTTGGAAGG GAACACGAGCTCGAGGACGAGGATGTTGTTCAGATCGTTAAAAAGATTTGA
- the LOC106306639 gene encoding alkane hydroxylase MAH1-like: MPSINLFEDSFPGLASHGPTRSASKTLFTIFCLLILHYLLFKKRYVRLLRNLPVLRMLPGLLMTLHRVHDFTVKILEFSGMTFLFKGPPFAGMDMLLTADPDNIHHIMSSNFSNYIKGPGLQEIFDVYGDGIFTTDSEMWKNLRKSSQAMLHHQEFQRFSVSTMTSKLKCGLVPLLNHFAEEGTAVDLQDVLGRLTFDTTLILITGSDPRSLSIEMHEDELAKALDDTGKGILSRHVKPRFLWKMQNWMGLGQEKKMSQANATFDRVCSKYISAKREEIIRSQGLLDMTNGEGEDLLTSFMKLDTTKYKLLNPSDDKFLRDTILTFIIAGRDTIAFTLSWFFWLLSENPQVVAKIRQEIIHTDLPRTGNGQENLDKLVYLQGALFEAMRLYPPVSFGRKSPVKSDVLPSGHKVDANSKIIICLYALGRMRAVWGKDAFKFKPERWITENGGLRHEPSSKFIAFNSGPRTCLGKHLAITQMKMVVVEILQKYDVEVIKGQKIEPVLGFMLSMKHGLKVKVAKRCST; encoded by the coding sequence ATGCCTTCCATAAATTTATTTGAAGATTCCTTTCCCGGGTTGGCGTCTCATGGACCAACTCGTTCGGCTTCAAAAACTCTCTTTACCATCTTTTGCCTTCTCATCCTCCATTACTTGCTGTTCAAGAAACGTTATGTCCGGTTGCTTAGGAACTTGCCGGTTCTCCGCATGCTCCCCGGTCTGCTCATGACGCTCCACCGGGTACATGACTTCACCGTCAAGATTCTTGAATTCTCCGGCATGACCTTTCTTTTCAAGGGACCGCCGTTCGCTGGCATGGATATGCTGCTCACGGCTGATCCAGACAACATTCATCATATAATGAGCTCAAACTTCTCAAACTACATCAAAGGACCGGGTTTGCAAGAGATTTTCGATGTGTACGGAGACGGGATATTCACCACTGATTCAGAGATGTGGAAGAACCTGAGAAAGTCTAGTCAAGCCATGCTCCATCACCAAGAGTTTCAAAGGTTTTCAGTGAGTACCATGACGAGTAAACTCAAGTGTGGGCTTGTTCCTCTTCTCAATCATTTTGCTGAGGAAGGAACAGCTGTGGACTTGCAAGATGTGTTAGGAAGACTCACTTTCGATACAACGTTAATCCTTATAACCGGTTCTGATCCTAGAAGTCTCTCTATTGAGATGCATGAGGATGAATTAGCTAAGGCTCTCGACGATACTGGAAAAGGGATTTTGAGTAGGCATGTTAAGCCTAGGTTCTTGTGGAAGATGCAGAACTGGATGGGGTTGGGACAAGAGAAGAAGATGAGTCAAGCTAACGCAACTTTTGACCGTGTGTGCTCCAAATACATATCAGCCAAGAGAGAAGAGATAATCAGATCACAAGGGCTTCTTGATATGACCAATGGAGAAGGTGAGGATCTCTTAACTTCCTTCATGAAGCTGGATACAACAAAGTACAAGCTCTTGAATCCGAGTGATGATAAGTTCCTTAGAGACACTATCTTAACCTTCATTATAGCGGGGAGAGACACAATCGCCTTCACTCTCTCTTGGTTCTTCTGGCTTCTCTCTGAAAATCCACAAGTGGTAGCCAAGATTCGTCAAGAGATCATACACACTGATCTACCAAGAACAGGGAATGGCCAAGAGAATCTGGACAAGTTGGTGTATTTACAAGGTGCCTTGTTTGAAGCAATGAGACTCTATCCACCAGTTTCCTTCGGGCGCAAGTCTCCTGTCAAATCAGATGTGCTTCCAAGTGGGCATAAGGTCGATGCGAACTCTAAGATTATTATATGTCTTTATGCGCTGGGGAGGATGAGAGCGGTTTGGGGGAAAGACGCATTCAAATTCAAGCCAGAGAGATGGATTACTGAGAATGGAGGTCTAAGACATGAGCCTTCCTCCAAGTTTATAGCGTTTAACTCTGGTCCAAGAACTTGTCTAGGTAAGCATTTAGCTATCACTCAGATGAAGATGGTGGTCGTGGAGATATTACAAAAGTATGACGTTGAGGTTATCAAAGGGCAGAAGATTGAGCCAGTTCTTGGTTTTATGTTGTCGATGAAGCATGGACTTAAAGTCAAAGTTGCTAAGAGATGTTCAACTTGA